A portion of the Sabethes cyaneus chromosome 3, idSabCyanKW18_F2, whole genome shotgun sequence genome contains these proteins:
- the LOC128744566 gene encoding ELAV-like protein 3 isoform X4: MMTNGIADNQQNGGGGQEDSKTNLIVNYLPQQMTQEEIRSLFSSIGEVESCKLIRDKVTGQSLGYGFVNYQRAEDASKAINTLNGLRLQNKQIKVSFARPSSEAIKGANLYVSGLPKNMLQADLESLFSPYGRIITSRILCDNITGLSKGVGFIRFDQRMEAEKAIKELNGTIPKGSTEPITVKFANNPSNTKTVPPLAAYLGPQAARRFPGPIHHPTGRFRYSPLAGDLLANTMIPTNAIANGSGWCIFVYNLAPETEENVLWQLFGPFGAVQSVKVIKDLQTNKCKGFGFVTMTNYDEAVVAIQSLNGYTLGNRVLQVSFKTNKSKNA; encoded by the exons ATGATGACGAACGGAATCGCGGATAACCAGCAAAACGGAGGTGGCGGCCAGGAAGATTCAAAGACCAATCTTATCGtcaattatctgccacagcAAATGACCCAGGAGGAAATCCGGTCGCTTTTCTCCAGCATCGGTGAGGTCGAGAGCTGCAAACTGATTAGGGACAAAGTTACGG GTCAAAGTTTGGGCTATGGCTTCGTCAACTACCAACGAGCGGAAGATGCGAGCAAAGCGATCAATACACTTAACGGCCTAAGATTGCAAAATAAGCAAATTAAG GTATCATTTGCACGACCAAGTTCCGAAGCAATAAAGGGGGCAAATCTGTATGTGTCCGGATTACCAAAAAATATGCTGCAAGCGGATCTGGAATCGTTATTCAGCCCGTACGGACGGATAATCACCTCCCGCATACTGTGTGACAATATTACCG GTCTTTCCAAAGGGGTTGGTTTTATTCGCTTTGATCAGCGCATGGAAGCCGAAAAGGCAATCAAAGAACTAAACGGAACGATACCAAAAGGCTCGACCGAACCGATCACGGTAAAGTTCGCCAATAATCCCAGCAACACCAAAACCGTCCCCCCGTTGGCTGCATACCTCGGACCGCAAGCTGCACGTCGCTTTCCCGGACCAATTCATCATCCAACGGGACGATTCAG ATATTCGCCATTGGCCGGCGATTTACTAGCGAACACGATGATTCCAACCAATGCCATTGCCAACGGATCCGGATGGTGCATTTTCGTGTATAATCTGGCCCCGGAAACGGAGGAGAATGTATTGTGGCAGCTGTTTGGTCCATTCGGAGCGGTACAATCAGTAAAA GTCATCAAGGATTTGCAAACCAACAAATGTAAGGGATTCGGTTTCGTCACTATGACTAACTACGACGAAGCGGTTGTTGCCATTCAGTCGTTGAATGGCTACACTCTCGGTAACCGGGTGCTACAGGTCAGCTTTAAGACCAACAAGTCCAAGAACGCGTAA
- the LOC128744566 gene encoding ELAV-like protein 3 isoform X1: MMTNGIADNQQNGGGGQEDSKTNLIVNYLPQQMTQEEIRSLFSSIGEVESCKLIRDKVTGQSLGYGFVNYQRAEDASKAINTLNGLRLQNKQIKVSFARPSSEAIKGANLYVSGLPKNMLQADLESLFSPYGRIITSRILCDNITARQYGSASGETSPGLSKGVGFIRFDQRMEAEKAIKELNGTIPKGSTEPITVKFANNPSNTKTVPPLAAYLGPQAARRFPGPIHHPTGRFSAIPNYRYSPLAGDLLANTMIPTNAIANGSGWCIFVYNLAPETEENVLWQLFGPFGAVQSVKVIKDLQTNKCKGFGFVTMTNYDEAVVAIQSLNGYTLGNRVLQVSFKTNKSKNA; the protein is encoded by the exons ATGATGACGAACGGAATCGCGGATAACCAGCAAAACGGAGGTGGCGGCCAGGAAGATTCAAAGACCAATCTTATCGtcaattatctgccacagcAAATGACCCAGGAGGAAATCCGGTCGCTTTTCTCCAGCATCGGTGAGGTCGAGAGCTGCAAACTGATTAGGGACAAAGTTACGG GTCAAAGTTTGGGCTATGGCTTCGTCAACTACCAACGAGCGGAAGATGCGAGCAAAGCGATCAATACACTTAACGGCCTAAGATTGCAAAATAAGCAAATTAAG GTATCATTTGCACGACCAAGTTCCGAAGCAATAAAGGGGGCAAATCTGTATGTGTCCGGATTACCAAAAAATATGCTGCAAGCGGATCTGGAATCGTTATTCAGCCCGTACGGACGGATAATCACCTCCCGCATACTGTGTGACAATATTACCG CACGCCAGTATGGTTCAGCTTCTGGAGAAACTTCACCCG GTCTTTCCAAAGGGGTTGGTTTTATTCGCTTTGATCAGCGCATGGAAGCCGAAAAGGCAATCAAAGAACTAAACGGAACGATACCAAAAGGCTCGACCGAACCGATCACGGTAAAGTTCGCCAATAATCCCAGCAACACCAAAACCGTCCCCCCGTTGGCTGCATACCTCGGACCGCAAGCTGCACGTCGCTTTCCCGGACCAATTCATCATCCAACGGGACGATTCAG TGCTATTCCCAATTACAGATATTCGCCATTGGCCGGCGATTTACTAGCGAACACGATGATTCCAACCAATGCCATTGCCAACGGATCCGGATGGTGCATTTTCGTGTATAATCTGGCCCCGGAAACGGAGGAGAATGTATTGTGGCAGCTGTTTGGTCCATTCGGAGCGGTACAATCAGTAAAA GTCATCAAGGATTTGCAAACCAACAAATGTAAGGGATTCGGTTTCGTCACTATGACTAACTACGACGAAGCGGTTGTTGCCATTCAGTCGTTGAATGGCTACACTCTCGGTAACCGGGTGCTACAGGTCAGCTTTAAGACCAACAAGTCCAAGAACGCGTAA
- the LOC128744566 gene encoding ELAV-like protein 3 isoform X3 — MMTNGIADNQQNGGGGQEDSKTNLIVNYLPQQMTQEEIRSLFSSIGEVESCKLIRDKVTGQSLGYGFVNYQRAEDASKAINTLNGLRLQNKQIKVSFARPSSEAIKGANLYVSGLPKNMLQADLESLFSPYGRIITSRILCDNITGLSKGVGFIRFDQRMEAEKAIKELNGTIPKGSTEPITVKFANNPSNTKTVPPLAAYLGPQAARRFPGPIHHPTGRFSAIPNYRYSPLAGDLLANTMIPTNAIANGSGWCIFVYNLAPETEENVLWQLFGPFGAVQSVKVIKDLQTNKCKGFGFVTMTNYDEAVVAIQSLNGYTLGNRVLQVSFKTNKSKNA; from the exons ATGATGACGAACGGAATCGCGGATAACCAGCAAAACGGAGGTGGCGGCCAGGAAGATTCAAAGACCAATCTTATCGtcaattatctgccacagcAAATGACCCAGGAGGAAATCCGGTCGCTTTTCTCCAGCATCGGTGAGGTCGAGAGCTGCAAACTGATTAGGGACAAAGTTACGG GTCAAAGTTTGGGCTATGGCTTCGTCAACTACCAACGAGCGGAAGATGCGAGCAAAGCGATCAATACACTTAACGGCCTAAGATTGCAAAATAAGCAAATTAAG GTATCATTTGCACGACCAAGTTCCGAAGCAATAAAGGGGGCAAATCTGTATGTGTCCGGATTACCAAAAAATATGCTGCAAGCGGATCTGGAATCGTTATTCAGCCCGTACGGACGGATAATCACCTCCCGCATACTGTGTGACAATATTACCG GTCTTTCCAAAGGGGTTGGTTTTATTCGCTTTGATCAGCGCATGGAAGCCGAAAAGGCAATCAAAGAACTAAACGGAACGATACCAAAAGGCTCGACCGAACCGATCACGGTAAAGTTCGCCAATAATCCCAGCAACACCAAAACCGTCCCCCCGTTGGCTGCATACCTCGGACCGCAAGCTGCACGTCGCTTTCCCGGACCAATTCATCATCCAACGGGACGATTCAG TGCTATTCCCAATTACAGATATTCGCCATTGGCCGGCGATTTACTAGCGAACACGATGATTCCAACCAATGCCATTGCCAACGGATCCGGATGGTGCATTTTCGTGTATAATCTGGCCCCGGAAACGGAGGAGAATGTATTGTGGCAGCTGTTTGGTCCATTCGGAGCGGTACAATCAGTAAAA GTCATCAAGGATTTGCAAACCAACAAATGTAAGGGATTCGGTTTCGTCACTATGACTAACTACGACGAAGCGGTTGTTGCCATTCAGTCGTTGAATGGCTACACTCTCGGTAACCGGGTGCTACAGGTCAGCTTTAAGACCAACAAGTCCAAGAACGCGTAA
- the LOC128744566 gene encoding ELAV-like protein 3 isoform X2, giving the protein MMTNGIADNQQNGGGGQEDSKTNLIVNYLPQQMTQEEIRSLFSSIGEVESCKLIRDKVTGQSLGYGFVNYQRAEDASKAINTLNGLRLQNKQIKVSFARPSSEAIKGANLYVSGLPKNMLQADLESLFSPYGRIITSRILCDNITARQYGSASGETSPGLSKGVGFIRFDQRMEAEKAIKELNGTIPKGSTEPITVKFANNPSNTKTVPPLAAYLGPQAARRFPGPIHHPTGRFRYSPLAGDLLANTMIPTNAIANGSGWCIFVYNLAPETEENVLWQLFGPFGAVQSVKVIKDLQTNKCKGFGFVTMTNYDEAVVAIQSLNGYTLGNRVLQVSFKTNKSKNA; this is encoded by the exons ATGATGACGAACGGAATCGCGGATAACCAGCAAAACGGAGGTGGCGGCCAGGAAGATTCAAAGACCAATCTTATCGtcaattatctgccacagcAAATGACCCAGGAGGAAATCCGGTCGCTTTTCTCCAGCATCGGTGAGGTCGAGAGCTGCAAACTGATTAGGGACAAAGTTACGG GTCAAAGTTTGGGCTATGGCTTCGTCAACTACCAACGAGCGGAAGATGCGAGCAAAGCGATCAATACACTTAACGGCCTAAGATTGCAAAATAAGCAAATTAAG GTATCATTTGCACGACCAAGTTCCGAAGCAATAAAGGGGGCAAATCTGTATGTGTCCGGATTACCAAAAAATATGCTGCAAGCGGATCTGGAATCGTTATTCAGCCCGTACGGACGGATAATCACCTCCCGCATACTGTGTGACAATATTACCG CACGCCAGTATGGTTCAGCTTCTGGAGAAACTTCACCCG GTCTTTCCAAAGGGGTTGGTTTTATTCGCTTTGATCAGCGCATGGAAGCCGAAAAGGCAATCAAAGAACTAAACGGAACGATACCAAAAGGCTCGACCGAACCGATCACGGTAAAGTTCGCCAATAATCCCAGCAACACCAAAACCGTCCCCCCGTTGGCTGCATACCTCGGACCGCAAGCTGCACGTCGCTTTCCCGGACCAATTCATCATCCAACGGGACGATTCAG ATATTCGCCATTGGCCGGCGATTTACTAGCGAACACGATGATTCCAACCAATGCCATTGCCAACGGATCCGGATGGTGCATTTTCGTGTATAATCTGGCCCCGGAAACGGAGGAGAATGTATTGTGGCAGCTGTTTGGTCCATTCGGAGCGGTACAATCAGTAAAA GTCATCAAGGATTTGCAAACCAACAAATGTAAGGGATTCGGTTTCGTCACTATGACTAACTACGACGAAGCGGTTGTTGCCATTCAGTCGTTGAATGGCTACACTCTCGGTAACCGGGTGCTACAGGTCAGCTTTAAGACCAACAAGTCCAAGAACGCGTAA